Proteins encoded in a region of the Sphingomonas sp. HMP9 genome:
- a CDS encoding helix-turn-helix domain-containing protein, producing MTLPARRLFVGHRLRDLRRVLGISQAAMAARIGLSVSYLSQIENGDRPVTEGVLITLAREFPADWGSIDAADDTALLMATLEAVSDTSVEAPGLDETAVRRAVKHQPLLAQRLVAMHDAYRRAQEQLRALDDRLVAGSGAPGVLPWEDVRDWFHAAGNYVDTLDRRAEEVGKTLGADRIAALEARLAARGVSVTISGALAAPLRDYDGATLRLDGSQPGETTLFSLAHQVARHEFGDVIGGIVAASDMASETARALLTAGLTNYAAGAIVMPYTRFRTQARSMRHDIDRLRRIFGTSFEQTCHRLSTLQRPGALGIPFFFCRVDMAGNITKRHSATRLQFARFGGACPLWIVHEAVAIPDRILTQLIETTDGIRYVSMAKGLVKPSETYTRPARRYAVALGCEEANASEFIYADALGTGGIATPIGSSCRICLRTDCDQRAFPPAASEIRVDPDRRGAVPYDVV from the coding sequence ATGACCCTTCCCGCTCGTCGCCTCTTCGTCGGCCACCGCCTGCGCGATCTGCGCCGTGTCCTCGGGATCAGCCAGGCGGCGATGGCCGCGCGGATCGGCCTGTCGGTGAGCTATCTGTCACAGATCGAGAATGGCGATCGGCCGGTGACCGAGGGCGTGCTGATCACGCTCGCACGCGAGTTTCCGGCGGATTGGGGCAGCATCGATGCGGCGGACGATACCGCGTTGCTGATGGCGACGCTGGAGGCGGTGTCGGACACCAGCGTCGAGGCGCCCGGGCTCGACGAGACGGCGGTACGGCGTGCGGTGAAGCACCAGCCGTTGCTGGCACAGCGCCTCGTCGCAATGCACGACGCGTATCGCCGCGCGCAGGAGCAGTTGCGCGCACTCGACGACCGGCTGGTGGCGGGATCGGGCGCACCCGGGGTGCTGCCGTGGGAGGACGTGCGCGACTGGTTTCACGCGGCGGGCAATTATGTCGATACGCTCGACCGGCGGGCGGAGGAGGTTGGCAAGACGCTGGGGGCTGACCGGATCGCGGCGTTGGAGGCCCGGCTGGCGGCGCGCGGTGTGTCGGTGACGATCTCCGGCGCGCTGGCCGCCCCGCTGCGCGATTATGACGGCGCGACCCTGCGGCTCGACGGATCGCAGCCGGGGGAGACGACGCTGTTCTCGCTCGCGCACCAGGTGGCGCGGCACGAGTTCGGCGATGTCATCGGCGGGATCGTCGCGGCCTCGGACATGGCGTCGGAGACGGCGCGCGCGCTGCTGACCGCCGGCCTCACCAACTATGCGGCCGGGGCGATCGTCATGCCCTATACCCGTTTCCGCACGCAGGCGCGCAGCATGCGTCACGATATCGATCGGCTGCGGCGAATCTTCGGGACGAGTTTCGAGCAGACCTGCCACCGGCTGTCGACGTTGCAGCGACCGGGCGCGCTCGGCATCCCGTTCTTCTTCTGCCGCGTCGACATGGCGGGGAATATCACCAAGCGGCACTCGGCCACCCGCCTGCAGTTCGCGCGGTTTGGCGGCGCGTGTCCGCTGTGGATCGTCCACGAGGCGGTGGCGATCCCCGACCGGATCCTGACCCAGCTGATCGAGACGACCGACGGCATCCGCTACGTCTCGATGGCGAAGGGGCTGGTGAAACCGTCCGAGACCTACACGCGACCGGCGCGGCGCTATGCCGTGGCGCTGGGGTGCGAGGAGGCGAACGCCTCGGAGTTCATCTATGCGGATGCGCTGGGGACGGGCGGGATCGCGACGCCGATCGGGTCGTCGTGCCGCATCTGCCTGCGCACCGACTGCGACCAGCGCGCGTTTCCGCCGGCCGCGAGCGAGATACGCGTCGATCCGGACCGGCGTGGCGCGGTGCCGTACGACGTAGTCTAG
- a CDS encoding ammonium transporter — MKTTASAVLGFGAAMIAAVPAWAQEVAAPVVAPVVATVNKGDTAWMMTSTVLVLMMILPGLALFYGGLTRSKNMLSTMTQIGAVAALAMLIWVMWGYTLAFGPDVSNPLLSNFIGSFDKAFLKGVTPASQAATFTAGVEIPEYVFICFQMTFAAITIALVLGSVVERMKFSAVMVFGLVWLTIVYFPIAHMVWASSGYFFKAGALDFAGGTVVHINAGVSALVAALILGKRIGYPKEPMAPHSLVMTGIGTGLLWVGWFGFNAGSALEANGSAALAMLNTFVATASAGLFWMLAEKLSGHKGSALGFCSGIVAGLVAVTPAAGNSGPFGSIILGAIASIVCFMVVSKLKPMLGYDDSLDAFGIHGIGGMIGAIGTAVVYAPSLGGPGAADYAMGAKLFVQFQAVIVTIIWATIGTTIAIYVAKAVTGLRVSPEVEHEGLDIGEHGERAYN; from the coding sequence ATGAAGACAACCGCCTCGGCGGTTCTAGGGTTCGGAGCGGCGATGATCGCCGCCGTGCCCGCCTGGGCGCAAGAGGTCGCGGCGCCCGTCGTCGCACCCGTGGTTGCCACCGTGAACAAGGGCGACACCGCCTGGATGATGACCTCGACGGTCCTCGTCCTGATGATGATCCTGCCCGGCCTAGCGCTGTTCTACGGCGGTCTCACCCGCTCGAAGAACATGCTGTCGACGATGACGCAGATTGGCGCCGTCGCGGCGCTCGCGATGCTGATCTGGGTGATGTGGGGCTATACGCTGGCGTTCGGTCCGGACGTTAGCAACCCGCTGCTCAGCAACTTCATCGGCAGCTTCGACAAGGCGTTCCTGAAGGGCGTCACGCCTGCCTCGCAGGCGGCGACCTTCACGGCCGGCGTCGAAATCCCCGAATACGTCTTCATCTGTTTCCAGATGACCTTCGCCGCGATCACCATCGCGTTGGTCCTGGGCTCGGTCGTCGAGCGCATGAAGTTCTCGGCGGTCATGGTGTTCGGCCTGGTCTGGCTCACCATCGTCTACTTCCCGATCGCGCACATGGTGTGGGCATCGTCGGGATATTTCTTCAAGGCGGGCGCGCTCGATTTCGCCGGCGGCACCGTGGTCCACATCAACGCCGGCGTGTCGGCGCTGGTCGCAGCGCTGATCCTCGGCAAGCGAATTGGCTATCCGAAGGAGCCGATGGCGCCGCATTCGCTGGTCATGACCGGCATCGGTACTGGGCTGCTCTGGGTCGGCTGGTTCGGCTTCAACGCCGGCTCTGCGCTCGAGGCGAATGGCTCGGCAGCTCTCGCAATGCTGAACACCTTTGTCGCCACCGCGTCGGCTGGCCTGTTCTGGATGCTTGCCGAGAAGCTCTCGGGCCACAAGGGATCGGCGCTCGGCTTCTGCTCGGGCATCGTCGCCGGCCTCGTCGCCGTCACGCCTGCTGCGGGCAATTCGGGCCCGTTCGGCTCGATCATCCTCGGCGCGATCGCCTCGATCGTCTGCTTCATGGTGGTGTCGAAGCTCAAGCCCATGCTCGGCTATGACGACTCGCTCGACGCCTTCGGGATCCACGGCATCGGCGGCATGATCGGCGCGATCGGGACCGCGGTGGTCTACGCCCCGTCGCTGGGCGGCCCTGGGGCTGCGGACTATGCGATGGGCGCCAAGCTCTTCGTACAGTTCCAGGCCGTGATCGTGACGATCATATGGGCCACGATCGGCACCACGATCGCGATCTACGTTGCCAAGGCCGTCACTGGCCTGCGGGTCTCGCCGGAAGTCGAGCACGAGGGTCTCGACATTGGTGAGCACGGCGAGCGCGCTTATAATTGA
- a CDS encoding P-II family nitrogen regulator: protein MKLVIAIIKPFKLDEVREALTTIGVAGMTVTEVKGFGRQKGQTEIYRGAEYSTNMVPKIKIEVVCAASLSDRVVEAIQASANTGAIGDGKIFVLDVGQAVRIRTGETDDSAL, encoded by the coding sequence ATGAAACTGGTCATTGCCATCATCAAGCCGTTCAAGCTGGACGAGGTGCGCGAAGCGCTCACCACGATCGGCGTGGCGGGTATGACGGTCACCGAGGTCAAGGGTTTCGGCCGTCAAAAGGGCCAGACCGAGATCTATCGGGGGGCCGAGTACAGCACCAACATGGTGCCCAAGATCAAGATCGAGGTGGTCTGCGCGGCCAGCCTGTCCGACCGCGTGGTCGAGGCGATCCAGGCCTCGGCGAACACCGGCGCGATCGGCGACGGCAAGATCTTCGTGCTCGACGTCGGCCAGGCGGTGCGGATCCGCACCGGCGAAACCGACGATTCAGCGCTCTGA
- the purH gene encoding bifunctional phosphoribosylaminoimidazolecarboxamide formyltransferase/IMP cyclohydrolase has product MTSIPIKRALLSVSDKTGIVDLGKALASHGVELVSTGGTATALRAAGLTVRDVSELTGFPEMMDGRVKTLHPMVHGGLLAVRDDAGHAASMAEHKIGAIDLVIVNLYPFEATVAKGADRDTVIENIDIGGPSMVRSAAKNHAYVAIVTDPADYALISGGTTTLEDRKRLAAKAFATTAAYDSAIATWFGTVDQAEEFPATLPITLKRGDTLRYGENPHQSAAFYTATGSVRGIGQARQLQGKALSYNNLNDADAALELIAEFRDAEPSVVIVKHANPCGVATAATLAEAYAAAFACDTVSAFGGIIAVNRRLDAETARAITGIFTEVVVAPDADDDAIALFAAKKNLRLLLTGELPDPARAGLTAKSIAGGWLVQGRDNGTPGDLTVVTKRQPTEQELIDCRFAWTVAKHTKSNAIVYAKGGSTAGIGAGQMNRLESARIAAWKAKDAADKAGWSTPRTIGSAVASDAFFPFADGLLAAVEAGATAVIQPGGSIRDADVIAAADEAGLAMVFTGMRHFRH; this is encoded by the coding sequence ATGACCAGCATCCCCATCAAGCGCGCGCTCCTGTCCGTTTCCGACAAGACCGGGATCGTCGATCTCGGCAAGGCGCTGGCCAGCCACGGTGTCGAGCTCGTCTCCACCGGCGGCACCGCCACGGCGCTCCGCGCCGCCGGCCTGACGGTGCGCGATGTGTCGGAACTCACCGGCTTCCCCGAGATGATGGACGGCCGCGTCAAGACGCTCCACCCGATGGTCCACGGCGGCCTCCTCGCGGTCCGCGACGACGCCGGCCACGCCGCCTCGATGGCCGAGCACAAGATCGGCGCGATCGACCTCGTGATCGTCAATCTCTATCCGTTCGAGGCGACCGTCGCCAAGGGCGCCGACCGCGACACCGTGATCGAGAATATCGACATCGGCGGCCCCAGCATGGTCCGCTCCGCCGCCAAGAACCACGCCTATGTCGCGATCGTCACCGACCCCGCCGACTATGCGCTGATCTCCGGTGGCACGACGACGCTCGAAGACCGCAAGCGCCTCGCCGCGAAGGCCTTCGCCACCACCGCCGCCTATGACTCGGCGATCGCCACCTGGTTCGGCACGGTCGACCAGGCCGAGGAATTCCCGGCCACGCTTCCCATCACGCTCAAACGCGGCGACACGCTTCGCTACGGCGAGAACCCGCACCAGTCCGCCGCCTTCTACACAGCGACGGGCAGCGTGCGCGGGATCGGCCAGGCGCGCCAGCTCCAGGGCAAGGCGCTCAGCTACAACAACCTCAACGACGCCGACGCAGCCCTCGAACTCATCGCCGAATTCCGCGACGCCGAGCCTTCCGTCGTGATCGTCAAGCACGCCAACCCCTGCGGCGTCGCCACCGCCGCGACGCTCGCTGAGGCTTATGCCGCCGCGTTCGCCTGCGACACCGTGTCGGCATTCGGCGGCATCATCGCCGTCAACCGTCGCCTCGACGCCGAGACCGCGCGCGCGATCACCGGCATCTTCACCGAAGTCGTCGTCGCGCCCGACGCGGACGACGACGCGATCGCGCTGTTCGCCGCCAAGAAGAACCTTCGCCTGCTGCTTACCGGCGAGCTCCCCGATCCCGCGCGCGCAGGTCTCACGGCCAAGTCGATCGCGGGTGGCTGGCTCGTCCAGGGCCGCGACAACGGAACCCCCGGCGACCTGACCGTCGTCACCAAGCGCCAGCCCACCGAGCAGGAGCTGATCGACTGCCGCTTCGCCTGGACCGTCGCCAAGCACACCAAGTCCAACGCGATCGTCTACGCCAAGGGCGGCAGCACCGCCGGGATCGGCGCGGGCCAGATGAACCGCCTCGAATCTGCGCGCATCGCAGCCTGGAAGGCGAAGGACGCCGCCGACAAGGCCGGCTGGTCCACCCCGCGCACGATCGGTTCGGCGGTCGCCTCCGACGCGTTCTTCCCCTTCGCCGACGGGCTGCTCGCAGCAGTCGAGGCAGGCGCGACCGCGGTGATCCAGCCCGGCGGCTCGATCCGCGACGCCGACGTGATCGCGGCGGCGGACGAAGCCGGCCTCGCGATGGTCTTCACCGGCATGCGCCACTTCCGCCACTGA
- a CDS encoding heparinase II/III family protein, with translation MNEPQDLTRDPVIDPAPDGIDEGRRLIRLGGDKGLSLADRLAERFHRLTWRTPLHTLRLKGRYPLKLIAVPDDPILGDIARGTMLLEGVLSFRGEARDIETLDLAKPLPKPFAEYLHSFAWLRDLSTVATRARGAPIAEYLMGLWLTAHADTQGGIAWRPDMWGRRILAWTAHAPLILSSSDQIYRSKVLNALAKGALHLDRSADKAPAGAPRIAAWCGVVAAGLLIPGGEPRQQFGEAGLLRALGTGLFDDGGSVSRSPAMLLDSIQLLTLLQESYAARSAELPETVAVTLTRMVAALLGVAHADRGLSSWQGGGPASETQVAAVIEASGVRTRPLRQARDWGYQRLAAGTAVLIVDAAPPPIARLVEGGCASTLAFEFSDGPARIVVNCGGARAGIAQLPPAMVEGLRSTAAHSTLTIADSNSTAIHVDGTLGRGVGEVELSRQESDAASRIEASHDGYVRRWGFLHRRQLMLTGDGRELRGEDALLPHGRKRRTGLSLFSIRFHLGAGVQVSPTADGLGAILRLPGGPLWQFRCRGGALVVEDSVWIDADGRPVATQQLMITGEAAAGGASVSWALKKA, from the coding sequence GTGAACGAGCCGCAGGACCTGACGCGCGATCCCGTGATCGATCCCGCCCCCGACGGGATCGACGAAGGCCGTCGCCTGATCCGCCTCGGCGGTGACAAGGGGCTGTCGCTCGCCGATCGCCTTGCCGAGCGCTTCCACCGGCTGACGTGGCGCACGCCGCTCCACACGCTGCGCCTGAAGGGGCGGTATCCGCTCAAGCTGATCGCGGTCCCCGACGATCCCATCCTCGGCGACATCGCGCGCGGCACGATGCTGCTGGAGGGCGTGCTGTCGTTCCGAGGCGAGGCGCGCGATATCGAGACGCTCGATCTCGCCAAGCCGCTGCCCAAACCCTTTGCCGAATACCTCCACAGCTTCGCGTGGCTGCGCGACCTGTCGACCGTCGCCACGCGCGCGCGCGGCGCGCCGATCGCCGAATATCTGATGGGGCTGTGGCTCACCGCGCACGCCGATACGCAGGGCGGGATCGCGTGGCGCCCCGACATGTGGGGTAGGCGCATCCTTGCCTGGACCGCGCACGCGCCGCTGATCCTGTCCTCGTCCGACCAGATCTACCGCTCGAAGGTGCTCAACGCGCTCGCAAAGGGCGCGCTCCACCTCGATCGCAGCGCGGACAAGGCCCCTGCGGGCGCACCGCGCATCGCCGCATGGTGCGGAGTCGTCGCGGCCGGCCTCCTCATCCCCGGCGGCGAACCGCGCCAGCAATTCGGTGAGGCCGGGCTGCTCCGCGCGCTCGGTACCGGTCTGTTCGACGATGGCGGCTCGGTCTCGCGCAGCCCCGCGATGCTGCTCGATTCGATCCAGCTGCTGACTCTGCTCCAGGAAAGCTACGCCGCCCGCAGCGCCGAACTCCCCGAGACCGTCGCGGTCACGCTCACCCGGATGGTGGCGGCGCTGCTCGGCGTCGCGCACGCCGATCGCGGCCTGTCGAGCTGGCAGGGTGGCGGTCCGGCCAGCGAAACGCAGGTCGCCGCGGTGATCGAGGCCAGCGGCGTCCGCACGCGGCCGCTGCGCCAGGCGCGCGACTGGGGCTATCAGCGCCTCGCCGCCGGCACCGCCGTGCTCATCGTCGACGCCGCCCCGCCGCCGATCGCGCGCCTCGTCGAGGGCGGCTGCGCGTCGACGCTCGCGTTCGAATTCTCCGACGGACCGGCGCGGATCGTCGTCAACTGCGGCGGCGCGCGCGCGGGCATCGCGCAGCTCCCGCCCGCGATGGTCGAGGGCCTGCGCTCGACCGCGGCGCATTCGACGCTGACGATCGCCGACAGCAATTCGACCGCGATCCACGTCGACGGCACGCTCGGCCGCGGCGTGGGGGAGGTCGAGCTCAGCCGCCAGGAATCGGACGCCGCCAGCCGGATCGAGGCGAGCCACGACGGTTATGTCCGCCGCTGGGGGTTCCTGCACCGCCGCCAGCTGATGCTGACCGGCGACGGCCGCGAACTGCGCGGCGAGGACGCGCTGCTACCGCATGGCCGCAAGCGCCGCACCGGCCTGTCGCTCTTCTCGATCCGCTTCCATCTGGGCGCGGGCGTGCAGGTCTCGCCCACGGCGGACGGCCTAGGCGCGATCCTTCGCCTGCCGGGCGGACCCTTGTGGCAATTCCGCTGCCGCGGCGGCGCGCTGGTGGTCGAGGACAGCGTCTGGATCGACGCCGACGGCCGCCCGGTCGCGACGCAGCAACTGATGATCACCGGCGAGGCCGCGGCCGGCGGGGCCAGCGTAAGCTGGGCGCTGAAAAAAGCCTGA
- the rpe gene encoding ribulose-phosphate 3-epimerase, whose protein sequence is MQPVRIAPSILSADFSKLGEEVRAIDAAGADWIHIDVMDGHFVPNISFGPAVMKSVRGVTTKPFDVHLMISPVDAYLDAFADAGADCITVHYEAGPHIHRSLQHIKGLGKRAGIVICPGTPAKMLDYLIDMVDLVLVMSVNPGFGGQSFIPSQLKKIAAIRTMIEKSGRDIDLEVDGGVDAEWAKRCIEAGADALVAGTSVFRGGPDHYAANIAALRG, encoded by the coding sequence ATGCAACCCGTCCGTATCGCCCCCTCGATCCTCTCCGCCGATTTCTCCAAACTCGGCGAGGAGGTCCGCGCCATCGACGCGGCCGGTGCCGACTGGATCCATATCGACGTGATGGACGGCCATTTCGTCCCCAACATCTCGTTCGGCCCCGCGGTCATGAAGTCGGTGCGCGGCGTGACCACCAAGCCGTTCGACGTCCATTTGATGATCTCCCCCGTCGACGCCTATCTCGACGCGTTCGCAGACGCCGGTGCCGACTGCATCACGGTGCATTACGAGGCCGGCCCGCACATCCACCGCTCGCTCCAGCACATCAAGGGCCTCGGCAAGCGCGCGGGCATCGTCATCTGTCCCGGCACGCCCGCCAAGATGCTCGATTACCTCATCGACATGGTCGACCTCGTGCTGGTGATGAGCGTCAACCCCGGCTTCGGTGGCCAAAGCTTCATCCCCAGCCAGCTCAAGAAGATCGCCGCGATCCGCACGATGATCGAAAAGAGCGGCCGCGACATCGATCTCGAGGTCGATGGCGGCGTCGATGCCGAATGGGCGAAACGCTGTATCGAGGCGGGCGCCGACGCGCTCGTCGCGGGGACGTCGGTGTTCCGCGGCGGCCCCGATCATTATGCCGCCAACATCGCCGCGTTGCGGGGGTGA